From Micromonospora rhizosphaerae, the proteins below share one genomic window:
- a CDS encoding serine hydrolase domain-containing protein — translation MITVNDRLGRMVRQVQAQGRVPAVSAALHRADRPIWTCTVGDAGNDTPLGPETVFRIGSVTKTFTSVLVMQCRDDGLLDLDDPIGRHLNLPAHGELTVRRLLSHTAGLQREPHGDVWDTLRAPGVDELIADLTRVERVLPPGRRYHYSNLGMALLGELVGRLRGGTWAEVLAERVLIPLRLTATGVTPGERAATGFLVDAYSDEAHPEPPTDFGAVAPAAQLWSTATDMARWAAFLADPVALDPAGAVLAQTTLDEMRWPHTTTDETLWSGGFGLGLILVPQPQRVMHVGHDGAMPGFLAAVYGRRGGDGTAGAMGCAVLGSSGTGVDVFDLPHRLLAASAEQDPADIEPWRPGAPAPDHLRGMLGRWWGEGFEYVFSWHGGTLRARGADDPAGKPPAVFAPVPDSPDVFRTVAGREVGELLRLTRDERGVVVRMHWATYRFTPAQETFDGYDFRAGR, via the coding sequence ATGATCACGGTGAACGACCGGCTGGGCCGCATGGTGCGGCAGGTGCAGGCTCAGGGCCGGGTGCCGGCGGTGTCGGCCGCCCTGCACCGGGCCGACCGGCCGATCTGGACCTGCACGGTGGGCGACGCCGGAAACGACACGCCGCTCGGCCCGGAGACCGTGTTCCGGATCGGCTCGGTCACCAAGACCTTCACCTCCGTGCTGGTGATGCAGTGCCGCGATGACGGCCTGCTCGACCTGGACGACCCGATCGGCCGGCACCTCAACCTGCCGGCGCACGGTGAGCTGACCGTACGCCGGCTGCTGTCGCACACCGCCGGCCTGCAGCGGGAGCCGCACGGCGACGTCTGGGACACCCTGCGCGCGCCCGGCGTGGACGAGCTGATCGCCGACCTGACCCGGGTCGAGCGGGTGCTGCCTCCCGGCCGCCGCTACCACTACTCCAACCTCGGCATGGCGCTGCTTGGCGAGCTGGTCGGCCGGCTGCGCGGCGGCACCTGGGCGGAGGTGCTGGCCGAGCGGGTGCTCATCCCGCTGCGGTTGACCGCCACCGGTGTCACGCCGGGCGAGCGGGCGGCGACCGGGTTCCTGGTCGACGCGTACTCCGACGAGGCTCACCCGGAGCCGCCGACCGACTTCGGCGCGGTGGCCCCCGCCGCGCAGCTCTGGAGCACCGCGACCGACATGGCCCGCTGGGCCGCCTTCCTGGCGGACCCGGTGGCGCTCGACCCGGCCGGGGCGGTGCTCGCCCAGACCACCCTCGACGAGATGCGCTGGCCGCACACCACCACCGACGAGACCCTCTGGTCGGGCGGCTTCGGGCTGGGCCTGATCCTGGTGCCGCAGCCGCAGCGGGTGATGCACGTGGGGCACGACGGAGCCATGCCTGGTTTCCTCGCCGCCGTCTACGGCCGGCGCGGCGGCGACGGCACCGCGGGCGCGATGGGCTGCGCCGTGCTCGGCTCCTCCGGCACCGGCGTCGACGTCTTCGACCTGCCGCACCGGCTGCTCGCCGCGTCCGCCGAGCAGGACCCGGCCGACATCGAGCCGTGGCGCCCGGGCGCGCCGGCCCCGGACCACCTGCGCGGGATGCTCGGCCGCTGGTGGGGCGAGGGCTTCGAGTACGTCTTCTCCTGGCACGGCGGGACGCTGCGGGCCCGCGGCGCGGACGACCCGGCCGGCAAGCCCCCGGCGGTCTTCGCCCCGGTGCCTGACTCGCCGGACGTGTTCCGGACGGTCGCGGGGCGGGAGGTCGGCGAGCTGCTCCGGCTGACCCGGGACGAGCGCGGCGTCGTGGTCCGGATGCACTGGGCCACCTACCGCTTCACCCCCGCTCAGGAGACCTTTGACGGGTACGACTTCCGCGCCGGGAGATGA
- a CDS encoding histidine triad nucleotide-binding protein: MGTDCLFCRIVAGEIPANIVRETATTLAFRDINPKAPTHVLVIPKEHYADVATLAQGDPGLAAEVLATAATVAEDEGLLADGFRLMFNTGAYAGQEVFHVHAHLFGGAPLGPMLCR, from the coding sequence ATGGGAACCGACTGCCTGTTCTGCCGGATCGTCGCCGGGGAGATCCCCGCCAACATCGTGCGGGAGACCGCCACCACGCTCGCCTTCCGGGACATCAACCCCAAGGCGCCCACCCACGTGCTGGTCATTCCGAAGGAGCATTACGCCGACGTGGCCACCCTCGCCCAGGGCGACCCGGGGCTGGCCGCTGAGGTGCTGGCCACGGCCGCCACGGTGGCCGAGGACGAGGGGCTGCTCGCCGACGGCTTCCGGCTGATGTTCAACACCGGGGCGTACGCCGGCCAGGAGGTCTTCCACGTCCACGCCCACCTGTTCGGCGGCGCGCCGCTCGGCCCGATGCTCTGCCGCTGA
- a CDS encoding SDR family oxidoreductase: protein MTSRAVLVTGASRGIGRAVARAFAVGGDRVAIHHRASAELAEMLRDELPGEGHVVVPGDLADPDAVRAMVDEAADRLGGLDVLVNNAGVYGPRDLPHPVFGASYEQWREQWRLVLETNLTGAANVTWCAAQHMRERGGRIVNVSSRGAFRGEPQQPAYGASKAGLNALGQSLALALAPYGIAVATVAPGFVETDMTTDHLSGERGEAIRAQSPFNRVARPEEIAAAVHWLASPEAEWASGTIVDLNGASYLRS, encoded by the coding sequence GTGACTTCTCGGGCGGTACTGGTGACGGGGGCCTCGCGCGGCATCGGGCGCGCGGTGGCGAGGGCATTCGCGGTGGGCGGCGACCGGGTGGCGATCCACCACCGGGCCTCGGCGGAGCTGGCGGAAATGCTGCGCGACGAGCTGCCCGGCGAGGGGCACGTGGTGGTCCCGGGCGACCTGGCCGACCCGGACGCGGTCCGGGCGATGGTCGACGAGGCGGCGGACCGCCTCGGCGGGCTGGACGTGCTGGTCAACAACGCCGGCGTATACGGCCCGCGGGACCTGCCGCACCCGGTCTTCGGCGCCTCCTACGAGCAGTGGCGGGAGCAGTGGCGGCTGGTGCTGGAGACCAACCTGACCGGCGCGGCCAACGTGACCTGGTGCGCCGCCCAGCACATGCGCGAGCGGGGCGGCCGGATCGTCAACGTCTCCTCTCGGGGCGCCTTCCGCGGCGAGCCGCAGCAGCCGGCGTACGGGGCCAGCAAGGCCGGGCTGAACGCGCTGGGGCAGTCGCTGGCGCTGGCCCTCGCCCCGTACGGCATCGCGGTGGCGACCGTCGCGCCCGGCTTCGTCGAGACCGACATGACCACCGACCACCTCAGCGGCGAGCGCGGCGAGGCGATCCGGGCGCAGAGCCCGTTCAACCGCGTGGCCCGCCCCGAGGAGATCGCCGCCGCCGTCCACTGGCTCGCCTCCCCCGAGGCCGAGTGGGCCTCCGGCACCATCGTCGACCTCAACGGCGCCTCCTACCTGCGCAGCTGA
- a CDS encoding PhoH family protein produces the protein MTDTPPPGPPQAQTRITVPDSKIMVNLLGAGDEILRLVERSVNSDVHVRGNEITITGVPADNALAERLFSELLELIEKGETLTTDAVRRTVGMLEQGSAERPAEVLTLNILSRRGRTIRPKTLGQKRYVDAIDAHTIVFGIGPAGTGKTYLAMAKAVQALQAKQVNRIILTRPAVEAGERLGFLPGTLNEKIDPYLRPLYDALHDMLDPESIPKLMAAGTIEVAPLAYMRGRTLNDAFIILDEAQNTTPEQMKMFLTRLGFGSKIVVTGDVTQVDLPGGTTSGLRVVREILSNVDDVHFAQLSSSDVVRHKLVGEIVDAYARWDAERENQQAQNVHAVPGRTAQGGRAGRRR, from the coding sequence ATGACCGACACCCCACCTCCCGGCCCGCCACAGGCGCAAACCAGGATCACGGTCCCCGACTCGAAGATCATGGTCAACCTGCTCGGCGCGGGCGACGAGATCCTGCGACTCGTCGAGCGCTCGGTCAACAGTGACGTCCACGTGCGTGGCAACGAGATCACCATCACGGGTGTCCCCGCGGACAACGCCCTCGCCGAGCGCCTCTTCAGTGAGCTGCTCGAACTCATCGAGAAAGGCGAGACTCTGACCACTGACGCCGTCCGGCGTACCGTCGGCATGCTCGAGCAGGGCAGCGCCGAGCGGCCCGCCGAGGTCCTGACGCTGAACATCCTCTCCCGGCGCGGGCGCACCATCCGTCCCAAGACCCTCGGGCAGAAGCGCTACGTCGACGCGATCGACGCGCACACCATCGTCTTCGGCATCGGCCCCGCCGGCACCGGCAAGACCTACCTGGCGATGGCGAAGGCCGTCCAGGCGCTCCAGGCCAAGCAGGTCAACCGGATCATCCTGACCCGGCCGGCGGTCGAGGCGGGGGAGCGGCTCGGCTTCCTGCCCGGCACGCTCAACGAGAAGATCGACCCCTACCTGCGCCCGCTCTACGACGCGCTGCACGACATGCTCGACCCGGAGTCCATCCCGAAGCTGATGGCCGCCGGCACGATCGAGGTGGCACCGCTGGCCTACATGCGGGGCCGCACCCTCAATGACGCGTTCATCATCCTCGACGAGGCGCAGAACACCACGCCCGAGCAGATGAAGATGTTCCTCACCCGGCTCGGCTTCGGTTCCAAGATCGTGGTCACCGGTGACGTCACCCAGGTGGACCTTCCCGGCGGGACGACCAGCGGCCTGCGGGTGGTCCGGGAGATCCTGTCCAACGTCGACGACGTGCACTTCGCCCAGCTCTCCAGCTCCGACGTGGTCCGCCACAAGCTGGTGGGGGAGATCGTCGACGCGTACGCCCGCTGGGACGCCGAGCGGGAGAACCAGCAGGCGCAGAACGTGCACGCCGTGCCCGGGCGGACCGCCCAGGGCGGCCGGGCCGGCCGGCGCCGCTAA